One window of the Arthrobacter sp. zg-Y919 genome contains the following:
- a CDS encoding YifB family Mg chelatase-like AAA ATPase, producing MTLGRTYGVGLVGLQGRIVEVEADIGQSLPSFILLGLPDASLNEARDRVKSAAKNAGLPLSRRRITVNLMPADVPKHGSGFDLAIAVAALCAGGVLRSPGRCIFLAELGLDSRLRPIRGILPAVMAAVSAGHTDFVVAAQNAEEAALVPGARVRGYSCLAEVAADFGADPEQLNFPAPVARTEEGTDENEDESDIRIPDLSDVAGQPEARFAVEVAAAGAHHLLMTGPPGAGKTMLAERLPGILPDLPDDQAMEVTAIHSLAWQGRPCRQLLRRPPFESPHHTASTAAVIGGGAGIPRPGAASRAHRGVLFLDEAPEYERRVLDGLRQPLESGRLVLHRAAGTAVYPARFQLVLAANPCPCGLATGKGIECTCTATQRRRYFSRLSGPLLDRVDLQLSVQRVSLGDYFAQESAEASSAVAARVREARKLQRDRLRPLGAETNAEVPGTLLRDTLRPPAVATAALDRAMERQLLTARGYDRVLRVAWTIADLVGHGTPDADDVGQALAFRRQDAAA from the coding sequence GTGACACTCGGACGCACCTACGGCGTAGGACTCGTAGGCCTGCAGGGCAGGATCGTCGAGGTTGAAGCGGATATCGGGCAATCCCTGCCCTCCTTTATCCTGCTGGGGCTGCCCGATGCCTCCCTCAACGAAGCACGGGACCGGGTGAAGTCCGCGGCAAAGAACGCCGGGCTGCCGCTGAGCCGGCGCCGGATCACGGTCAACCTGATGCCGGCGGACGTACCGAAGCATGGCTCCGGGTTTGATCTGGCCATTGCGGTCGCCGCCCTCTGCGCCGGCGGGGTATTGCGGAGCCCCGGCCGGTGCATCTTTCTGGCGGAACTCGGACTGGACAGCAGGCTCCGCCCGATCCGCGGCATCCTGCCGGCGGTCATGGCGGCGGTCTCTGCCGGACACACGGACTTTGTCGTTGCGGCGCAGAACGCAGAGGAAGCAGCGCTGGTTCCCGGTGCACGGGTACGCGGCTATTCCTGTCTAGCAGAGGTAGCAGCGGATTTTGGTGCCGATCCCGAACAGTTGAACTTTCCGGCACCAGTCGCCAGGACGGAGGAGGGAACGGATGAGAATGAAGACGAGTCCGACATCAGGATTCCTGACCTCTCCGACGTCGCCGGGCAGCCCGAGGCCCGGTTTGCCGTGGAGGTGGCTGCGGCCGGGGCGCACCACCTCCTGATGACCGGGCCGCCTGGGGCGGGAAAGACCATGCTGGCGGAACGGCTGCCCGGCATCCTTCCGGACCTTCCGGACGACCAGGCCATGGAGGTCACCGCCATCCATTCGCTGGCCTGGCAGGGACGACCATGCCGTCAGCTGCTCCGCAGGCCGCCGTTCGAAAGCCCGCACCACACTGCCTCCACCGCGGCGGTGATCGGCGGCGGCGCGGGCATACCCCGTCCCGGTGCCGCTTCCCGCGCACACCGTGGTGTGCTCTTCCTCGACGAAGCACCCGAGTACGAGCGGCGGGTCCTGGACGGGCTGCGCCAGCCCCTGGAAAGCGGAAGGCTGGTGCTGCACCGGGCGGCGGGAACAGCCGTGTACCCGGCGCGCTTCCAGCTGGTCCTGGCGGCGAACCCGTGCCCCTGCGGCCTGGCGACAGGGAAGGGGATTGAGTGCACCTGCACCGCCACCCAGCGGCGCCGGTATTTCAGCCGGCTCTCCGGCCCGCTGCTGGACCGCGTCGATCTGCAGCTCTCGGTCCAGCGGGTTTCACTGGGCGATTATTTTGCCCAAGAGTCCGCAGAGGCGAGTTCCGCGGTGGCAGCGCGGGTGCGGGAGGCGCGGAAGCTGCAGCGGGACCGGCTCCGGCCGCTGGGCGCGGAAACAAATGCCGAAGTCCCCGGCACCCTGCTGCGGGACACCCTGCGTCCCCCGGCCGTCGCGACCGCGGCACTGGACCGGGCGATGGAACGCCAACTGCTGACCGCACGCGGCTATGACCGGGTATTGCGTGTGGCCTGGACCATCGCGGATCTGGTCGGGCACGGGACGCCGGATGCCGACGACGTCGGCCAGGCCCTCGCGTTCCGGCGGCAGGACGCGGCGGCATGA
- the dprA gene encoding DNA-processing protein DprA codes for MSIEEVLTARAALSRLFEPSDMAGLALVAATGPVHALQIATGRSTAPGGVRAEIATHASSGGSGQGDALAEGLQRWKPRVADLAPDRDLETIRRLGGELLVPEDPRWPEALLHLELGMPLCLWVRGTLDRGLPALGRTVAVVGSRDATGYGLSIAGDISAGLANRGFTVVSGGAYGIDAQAHRSALASAPAGTAATIAVMAGGADRFYPAGNEDLLRAVASRGVLLSEVPPGSAPTRWRFLQRNRIIAALSAVTVVVEARWRSGALNTAHHAAGLGREVGAVPGSVYSANSAGCHRLLRDGSAVCVTDAGEVAELAGPFGSGAAAGDAPGDSGGREGGGRGGASGEKRSDHDGLAVQDLLLLDALPVRNGTTVDKLASVAGLSPPGVRAGLARLELEGLAVRSEADLWRRSRR; via the coding sequence ATGAGTATCGAAGAGGTGCTGACCGCGCGGGCGGCTCTGTCGCGACTGTTCGAACCCTCGGACATGGCAGGCCTCGCCCTGGTGGCCGCCACCGGTCCAGTCCATGCCCTGCAGATCGCCACCGGCAGGTCGACGGCACCTGGTGGAGTGCGGGCCGAAATTGCCACGCACGCGTCCTCGGGCGGCAGCGGGCAAGGTGACGCGCTGGCAGAGGGGCTCCAACGGTGGAAGCCGCGGGTCGCGGATCTCGCGCCGGACCGGGACCTGGAGACGATCCGCCGGCTGGGCGGGGAACTCCTCGTGCCGGAGGATCCCCGGTGGCCGGAAGCCCTGCTGCATCTGGAGCTGGGGATGCCGCTCTGCCTATGGGTCCGGGGAACCCTTGACCGGGGACTGCCGGCGCTCGGCCGCACCGTCGCGGTGGTTGGATCCCGGGATGCGACCGGGTACGGGCTTTCCATAGCCGGAGATATTTCCGCGGGGCTTGCCAACCGCGGATTCACCGTCGTCTCCGGAGGTGCTTACGGAATCGACGCGCAGGCGCACCGTTCGGCCCTGGCCTCCGCTCCCGCCGGCACTGCTGCAACCATCGCCGTGATGGCCGGCGGAGCGGACCGGTTCTACCCGGCCGGCAACGAAGACCTGCTGCGTGCAGTGGCATCCCGAGGGGTGCTGCTGTCCGAGGTACCGCCCGGATCGGCCCCCACCCGGTGGCGGTTTCTCCAACGGAACCGGATCATCGCCGCACTGAGCGCTGTCACCGTGGTGGTGGAGGCGCGCTGGCGCTCCGGAGCGCTCAACACCGCGCATCACGCCGCCGGCCTGGGCCGCGAGGTAGGTGCCGTGCCCGGGTCCGTCTATTCGGCCAACTCCGCCGGCTGCCACCGGCTGCTCCGGGACGGCAGTGCCGTCTGTGTGACCGATGCCGGGGAAGTTGCCGAACTGGCCGGACCGTTCGGCTCGGGTGCAGCTGCGGGGGATGCGCCGGGGGACTCCGGCGGACGTGAAGGCGGCGGACGCGGGGGCGCGAGCGGGGAGAAGCGGTCCGACCATGACGGGCTGGCCGTGCAGGACCTGCTCCTGCTGGATGCGCTCCCGGTGCGGAACGGAACGACCGTGGACAAACTCGCGTCCGTCGCGGGACTGTCTCCGCCGGGAGTGCGTGCGGGGCTCGCCCGGCTGGAGCTGGAAGGACTCGCCGTGCGTTCCGAAGCGGATCTCTGGCGTCGGTCCCGGCGCTAG
- a CDS encoding methylated-DNA--[protein]-cysteine S-methyltransferase has product MIMHKIVTSPLGVLTLVSSEGALSAVRLGPPPAPAGAGTPYGIAVEDGFEDVERQLSEYFEGRRCCFTVATSPEGTEFQQKVWEQVAGIGYGRTASYKQLAVLLGDAAKARSVGAALARNPLNLVVPTHRVVGSRGALTGYSGGVDAKRYLLELEQAPQTEHLRRSCGQAVTASAETSRSA; this is encoded by the coding sequence ATGATCATGCACAAGATTGTCACCTCACCCCTCGGCGTGCTCACCCTAGTCAGCTCGGAGGGCGCCCTGAGCGCAGTCCGGCTGGGACCGCCGCCGGCACCCGCAGGTGCAGGCACGCCGTACGGCATCGCAGTGGAGGACGGATTCGAGGACGTTGAACGTCAGTTGAGTGAGTACTTCGAGGGCCGGCGGTGCTGCTTCACCGTGGCAACCAGTCCCGAGGGCACCGAGTTCCAACAAAAGGTATGGGAGCAGGTTGCGGGCATCGGGTACGGCCGGACGGCCAGCTACAAGCAGCTGGCGGTGCTTCTGGGCGACGCAGCCAAGGCCCGAAGCGTCGGTGCGGCCCTGGCCCGCAACCCGCTGAACCTGGTGGTCCCCACGCACCGCGTCGTGGGCTCCCGCGGAGCACTGACGGGTTACTCCGGCGGTGTGGACGCCAAGCGGTACCTGCTGGAACTGGAACAGGCACCACAGACCGAGCACCTGCGCCGCAGCTGTGGGCAGGCGGTTACCGCCTCGGCGGAAACCTCCAGGTCCGCTTGA
- a CDS encoding tyrosine recombinase XerC: MTSKGTAGSTAWPAEFHAALEGFCRYLTAERGRSEHTVRAYESDVAKLLDYALGTGAGSLKELDLGILRGWLGELSAAGQARSTLARRAATARSFANWALREELIHENPALRLRAPKKEKTLPGVLRSSQLDDLFETLKTAAAEGDPLALRDRAMVELLYATGTRVGELAGLDVDDLDPDRRTLTVLGKGNKERTVPYGLPAALAVDDWLRRGRPALATGESGPALFLGKRGGRVDQRQVRSVVAGLLADMPDTSASGPHALRHSAATHLLDGGADLRAVQEILGHSSLATTQLYTHVSVDRLRQSYSQAHPRA; this comes from the coding sequence GTGACGTCAAAGGGAACAGCAGGGAGCACGGCATGGCCAGCGGAGTTCCATGCCGCGCTGGAAGGCTTTTGCCGCTACCTCACGGCGGAGCGCGGTAGGTCCGAACATACCGTCCGGGCCTACGAGTCGGACGTGGCGAAACTGCTCGATTACGCGCTCGGCACCGGAGCGGGCTCGCTGAAGGAACTGGACCTGGGGATCCTGCGCGGCTGGTTGGGGGAGCTCAGCGCCGCCGGACAGGCCCGCTCCACCCTGGCCCGCCGTGCCGCCACCGCCCGCAGCTTCGCCAACTGGGCGCTGCGCGAGGAACTGATTCATGAGAATCCGGCCCTGCGGCTCCGGGCACCCAAGAAGGAAAAGACCCTGCCCGGAGTGCTGCGCAGCAGCCAGCTGGACGACCTCTTCGAAACCCTGAAGACCGCCGCTGCAGAAGGGGATCCGCTGGCCCTGCGGGACCGTGCAATGGTCGAACTGCTCTACGCCACCGGCACCCGGGTGGGGGAACTGGCAGGCCTGGACGTGGATGACCTCGATCCCGACCGCAGGACCCTCACGGTGCTGGGCAAGGGTAATAAGGAGCGCACCGTCCCCTACGGCCTGCCGGCGGCGCTTGCGGTGGACGATTGGCTGCGCCGGGGCCGGCCCGCTCTGGCCACCGGAGAAAGCGGTCCGGCACTTTTCCTGGGCAAGCGCGGCGGACGCGTCGACCAGCGCCAGGTCCGCAGCGTCGTCGCCGGTCTCCTGGCGGACATGCCGGACACCTCCGCGTCGGGGCCACATGCGCTGCGCCACTCTGCAGCAACCCACCTGCTGGACGGCGGAGCGGACCTGCGCGCGGTGCAGGAAATCCTGGGCCACTCGTCCCTGGCCACCACCCAGCTGTACACCCACGTCTCCGTGGACCGGCTCCGGCAGAGCTACAGCCAGGCCCATCCGCGGGCCTGA
- a CDS encoding DUF3145 domain-containing protein, with product MSVVMARGVLFVHSAPSALCPHIEWAIGSVVEKRTDLQWTPQPAAPGMVRAEIAWTGPQGTGSLLASALRGWAHLRYEVTEEQSAGADGSRWAHTPELGIFHAATDVHGNIMISEDRIRYAYESGAGDPSAVYHELSLALGEAWDEELEPFRHAADGAPVRWLHQVG from the coding sequence ATGTCTGTTGTGATGGCGCGCGGCGTACTGTTTGTGCACTCAGCCCCTTCCGCGTTGTGCCCTCATATTGAGTGGGCCATCGGATCCGTCGTGGAAAAGCGAACGGATCTTCAGTGGACCCCTCAGCCGGCGGCGCCCGGAATGGTCCGGGCCGAGATTGCCTGGACCGGGCCGCAGGGCACCGGTTCCCTGCTCGCGTCCGCCCTGCGTGGCTGGGCGCACCTCCGCTACGAGGTAACGGAGGAACAGAGCGCCGGCGCCGACGGCAGCCGCTGGGCGCACACCCCCGAGCTGGGCATCTTCCACGCCGCCACCGATGTGCACGGCAACATCATGATCTCCGAGGACCGTATCCGGTACGCCTATGAGAGCGGTGCCGGGGATCCCTCCGCCGTCTACCATGAGCTGTCCCTCGCCCTGGGCGAGGCCTGGGACGAGGAACTCGAGCCGTTCCGCCACGCCGCCGACGG